A window of the Virgibacillus pantothenticus genome harbors these coding sequences:
- a CDS encoding exo-beta-N-acetylmuramidase NamZ family protein encodes MKKYGRQGGIKKVMLGMEVLLDGHLEWIQDKRVGLITNHTGVSSDLESSIDLLYNHPEVNLTALYGPEHGIRGDREAGEYVESYIDKKTGLPVYSLYGSTWKPTKEMLEDVDVLLFDIQDIGSNVYTYIYTLGFAMEAAAEHDKQLIVLDRPNPIGGTRVEGPVRSKDAVSFMGRFLLPVRHGMTVGELAVMWNHEYSMGVDLKIAKLKGWKRNVYFSDTGLPWVMTSPNIPTEKTAYLYTGTELLDDTSLSIGLGTTRPFELVGAPWIDSEALAKEMRNRGIAGVKFRSAYFTPMFGKYEGELVAGVQVHLIYPEKVDLVALGLNLVDAMRDQNPDKFEMTESYTNLIGDTDVPEMIMKNMEVNKIIASWQDELNEWMKDVRNKYLMYPPFPAGSKPYRPKGVLGILPLDLAVSPGQNIALAVKGYNKHGKKLEMDPDLIDWTVSNDIGYVENGTFYAVKEGKAQLIATYRDYKANRKVVVSSRNVNNIRYGVHSNYTRVVFDLNKTFDDYDIIKDNNMLKVRIPYGKISGELKQEGGTMEVTNSPVLSFIEYLKEEDETLVADFHLKKVRVNYKIPEYSSRLVIDIQH; translated from the coding sequence ATGAAAAAATATGGAAGACAAGGGGGAATAAAAAAGGTGATGCTAGGTATGGAGGTTCTTTTAGATGGTCATTTAGAGTGGATTCAAGATAAACGAGTTGGATTGATTACGAATCATACTGGGGTTTCAAGTGATTTGGAGAGCAGCATTGATCTATTGTATAACCATCCTGAAGTAAATTTAACAGCATTATATGGTCCGGAACACGGCATACGCGGGGATCGTGAAGCAGGAGAATATGTGGAGTCGTATATCGATAAAAAAACGGGTTTACCTGTATATAGCTTGTATGGATCTACCTGGAAACCTACGAAAGAGATGCTCGAGGATGTAGATGTTTTATTATTTGATATTCAGGATATAGGTTCCAATGTTTATACTTATATTTACACGCTTGGTTTTGCAATGGAGGCAGCAGCAGAACATGACAAACAACTGATCGTGCTAGACAGACCAAATCCTATTGGTGGTACAAGGGTCGAGGGGCCGGTACGTTCGAAAGATGCTGTTAGTTTTATGGGCAGATTTTTGCTTCCTGTCAGACATGGCATGACAGTTGGTGAATTGGCTGTAATGTGGAACCATGAATATAGTATGGGAGTAGATCTAAAAATAGCTAAATTAAAGGGGTGGAAAAGAAATGTGTATTTTTCCGATACTGGACTTCCGTGGGTGATGACATCTCCGAATATACCGACTGAAAAGACAGCTTATTTATATACGGGAACAGAATTATTAGATGACACGTCATTGTCTATAGGACTTGGCACCACTAGACCGTTTGAATTAGTAGGTGCTCCATGGATTGATAGTGAAGCTTTAGCAAAAGAAATGAGAAACCGTGGTATTGCCGGCGTGAAATTTAGATCGGCATATTTTACACCCATGTTTGGAAAATATGAAGGTGAGCTGGTGGCTGGTGTACAAGTCCATCTGATTTATCCCGAAAAAGTTGATCTTGTTGCTTTAGGATTAAATTTGGTGGATGCGATGAGAGACCAGAATCCTGATAAGTTTGAGATGACGGAAAGTTACACCAATTTAATCGGGGATACAGACGTCCCTGAGATGATCATGAAGAACATGGAGGTTAATAAAATTATTGCTTCTTGGCAAGACGAATTGAATGAGTGGATGAAAGACGTTCGAAATAAGTATTTAATGTACCCGCCATTTCCAGCTGGATCTAAACCATACAGACCAAAAGGAGTATTGGGAATATTACCATTAGATTTGGCAGTTTCCCCAGGTCAAAATATTGCATTAGCTGTAAAAGGATATAATAAACACGGCAAAAAATTAGAGATGGATCCTGATTTAATTGATTGGACTGTTTCCAACGATATTGGATATGTGGAAAATGGTACATTCTATGCTGTAAAAGAGGGAAAAGCGCAATTAATCGCAACCTATCGTGATTACAAAGCAAATAGAAAAGTCGTGGTTTCCTCAAGAAATGTAAATAATATAAGATATGGTGTTCATTCCAATTATACAAGAGTTGTATTTGACTTAAACAAAACATTCGATGATTATGACATTATTAAAGATAATAATATGTTAAAAGTTCGGATACCGTATGGTAAAATTTCTGGAGAACTAAAACAGGAGGGAGGGACAATGGAAGTTACTAATAGCCCTGTATTATCATTTATTGAGTATTTGAAAGAAGAGGATGAAACCTTGGTTGCAGACTTTCATTTAAAAAAGGTAAGGGTTAATTATAAAATACCAGAGTATTCGTCTCGGTTAGTTATTGATATACAACATTAA
- a CDS encoding PTS lactose/cellobiose transporter subunit IIA gives MDIENVSMNIILRASNAKKHLYEALNYAREAEFSQIESTMKHVSDELLEAHKLQTKLIQEDTQGGLENLSVLLIHAQDHLMSVISEKSLVGEMIEIYCKQSEISKKVDYLMTRMIDGS, from the coding sequence ATGGACATTGAAAATGTATCCATGAATATCATTTTACGTGCAAGTAATGCAAAAAAACATTTATATGAGGCGTTAAATTATGCCCGGGAGGCAGAATTTAGTCAAATTGAATCTACAATGAAACATGTTTCTGATGAATTATTAGAGGCGCACAAATTACAGACTAAACTTATTCAAGAAGACACTCAAGGGGGGTTAGAAAATTTATCTGTATTACTCATTCATGCACAGGATCATCTAATGTCAGTTATATCAGAAAAAAGCCTAGTAGGAGAAATGATAGAAATATATTGTAAACAGAGTGAGATAAGCAAAAAAGTAGACTATTTAATGACCCGGATGATTGATGGTAGTTGA
- the celB gene encoding PTS cellobiose transporter subunit IIC, giving the protein MNRFNALMERYFMPVAGKMAEQRHLKAVRDGIIATMPLLIIGSIFLIISSPPVESWAEFMKPYTSTLSIPVNATFGLLGLVAVFSIAYSLAKSYGMDELSAGVLSVATFFVATPLTEDGNIPLNLMGSEGLFIAIVLAIFTVEVFRFFENRNIIIRMPEGVPPSVWRAFTALIPGAVIIFIVWGVDLLLRNAFDLSLHGVVAAILRQPLEAMGASLWGAIIAIILIHLLWSFGIHGISVVASVMAPIWYSLTEQNVAAQQAGEELPYIIGQPFMAIWVTVGGSGMALALTILFVWRARSRHLKGLGRGSIWASFFNISEPIVFGAPIVMNPLLFIPFILAPLAVGLITYFSMSIGLVGEPYVIVPWTTPPPFSGILTTGDWRGGVLMTINIIVAMFIYYPFFRLYDKKLLEEEQANESVAPTKED; this is encoded by the coding sequence GTGAATCGTTTTAATGCGCTTATGGAACGTTACTTTATGCCAGTTGCTGGAAAAATGGCTGAACAACGTCATTTGAAGGCGGTTCGAGATGGGATTATCGCAACAATGCCACTATTAATTATTGGAAGTATCTTTCTGATTATTTCATCTCCGCCTGTAGAATCTTGGGCTGAATTTATGAAACCTTATACATCTACGTTGAGTATTCCTGTAAATGCCACCTTTGGATTGTTGGGTTTGGTTGCAGTTTTTTCAATCGCATATAGCCTTGCCAAGAGCTATGGTATGGATGAGCTATCGGCTGGTGTGCTTAGTGTAGCTACCTTTTTTGTAGCTACACCACTTACAGAAGATGGAAATATTCCTTTGAATTTAATGGGAAGTGAAGGTTTATTTATTGCGATCGTATTGGCGATTTTTACAGTCGAAGTATTTCGTTTTTTTGAAAATAGAAATATTATTATCCGTATGCCTGAAGGAGTTCCTCCATCTGTATGGCGTGCATTTACAGCGCTTATTCCTGGAGCAGTCATTATTTTCATTGTCTGGGGAGTAGATTTATTGTTGCGAAATGCTTTTGATCTATCGTTACATGGAGTTGTCGCCGCTATTTTAAGGCAACCTTTAGAGGCTATGGGAGCAAGCTTGTGGGGGGCAATTATTGCCATTATTCTCATTCATTTATTGTGGTCTTTTGGAATTCACGGGATTTCAGTTGTAGCAAGCGTAATGGCTCCAATCTGGTATAGTTTGACGGAACAAAACGTAGCCGCACAGCAAGCTGGTGAAGAACTACCATATATTATCGGTCAGCCATTTATGGCAATTTGGGTGACAGTTGGTGGTTCTGGCATGGCGCTTGCATTAACCATATTATTTGTTTGGAGAGCACGTTCGAGACATTTGAAAGGTCTGGGTCGAGGGTCTATTTGGGCCAGTTTCTTTAATATAAGTGAACCAATTGTATTCGGAGCACCAATTGTGATGAACCCATTATTATTTATCCCCTTTATACTTGCACCATTAGCAGTAGGGCTGATCACTTATTTTTCTATGTCAATTGGCTTGGTAGGAGAACCATATGTAATTGTTCCTTGGACTACTCCGCCACCATTTTCGGGAATATTAACCACAGGTGATTGGCGCGGTGGTGTATTAATGACGATTAATATAATCGTAGCCATGTTTATTTATTATCCATTTTTCCGTTTGTACGATAAAAAGCTCTTGGAAGAAGAACAGGCAAATGAGTCAGTAGCCCCTACGAAAGAAGATTAA
- a CDS encoding PTS sugar transporter subunit IIB, translating to MKITLLCALGMSTSLLVERMKKAADRRGIDVKIEAHSVDDIDKQLKSSDVILLGPQIRYKKKELFKKAEEENVPIAIIDMRAYGSTDGEEVLEQALHLKK from the coding sequence ATGAAGATAACACTGCTTTGCGCATTGGGAATGAGTACAAGTCTTTTAGTGGAAAGAATGAAGAAAGCAGCTGATCGCAGAGGGATTGATGTGAAAATTGAAGCCCATTCGGTAGATGATATCGATAAGCAGCTAAAAAGTTCTGATGTCATACTTTTAGGTCCGCAAATTCGCTATAAGAAGAAGGAACTGTTTAAAAAAGCGGAAGAAGAAAATGTTCCAATCGCTATTATTGATATGCGAGCATATGGATCAACGGATGGTGAAGAAGTGCTGGAGCAAGCACTCCATTTAAAAAAATGA
- a CDS encoding 6-phospho-beta-glucosidase, protein MNGIKITVIGGGSSYTPELLEGIIFNQELLRVAEVWLVDVEAGQQKLSIIEGLAKRMIQKAECSIRIVATLDKREAIKGADYIITQIRVGQLKMRRYDEYISIKHGVIGQETTGAGGFMKALRTIPVILDICNDIEQLAPNAWLLNFTNPAGVVTEAVLKHCNVKVIGLCNNPINYYKKFAATYNVSMNDVSINFVGINHLIWITDLFIKGESRINDVFTGWSDSYEAKNIPAFGWDLEFLKSLGAIPCGYHKYYYQSDRILQEQLEQLERNETRADQVQKMEQELFEIYQNPDLNEKPKALEQRGGAYYSEAAVNLIKSIQLNTKDMHTLNIRNNGTIACLPNDTCIEVNCVVERHQVTPLQVGEVSPQVRGLLQNVKAYEELTVEAAVKGDKGIAHQALTLHPLIPSAERAKAILEEMFIVNKRFLPQFDL, encoded by the coding sequence ATGAATGGAATAAAAATAACGGTGATTGGAGGGGGTTCTTCCTATACACCAGAACTACTTGAAGGAATTATTTTCAATCAGGAACTCTTACGCGTAGCAGAAGTTTGGTTAGTAGATGTAGAAGCAGGACAGCAGAAGTTGTCCATTATAGAAGGATTAGCCAAACGTATGATTCAAAAAGCTGAATGTTCGATTAGAATTGTTGCCACTTTAGATAAGCGAGAAGCAATAAAAGGCGCAGATTACATTATTACCCAAATTAGAGTAGGGCAACTTAAAATGCGTCGTTATGATGAATATATCTCTATTAAGCATGGAGTAATCGGTCAGGAAACAACTGGAGCGGGAGGGTTTATGAAAGCATTACGTACAATACCAGTTATCCTTGATATTTGCAACGATATTGAACAACTTGCTCCAAATGCCTGGTTGCTGAATTTTACGAATCCTGCAGGTGTGGTTACAGAAGCAGTCCTAAAACATTGCAATGTAAAAGTTATTGGCTTATGTAATAATCCAATTAATTATTATAAAAAATTTGCTGCCACCTATAACGTCTCTATGAACGATGTTAGTATCAATTTCGTAGGTATTAATCATTTGATTTGGATAACAGACCTATTTATTAAGGGTGAATCAAGAATTAATGACGTTTTCACTGGTTGGTCGGATAGTTATGAGGCAAAGAATATTCCTGCATTCGGATGGGATTTGGAGTTTTTGAAATCTTTGGGTGCTATTCCTTGTGGCTATCATAAATATTACTATCAGTCTGATCGAATTTTACAAGAACAATTGGAGCAGTTGGAGCGAAATGAAACCCGTGCTGATCAAGTGCAAAAAATGGAGCAAGAGCTATTTGAAATTTATCAAAATCCAGATTTAAACGAGAAACCAAAAGCTTTAGAACAAAGGGGAGGAGCATACTACTCAGAGGCGGCTGTCAATTTAATTAAGTCTATCCAATTGAATACAAAAGACATGCATACATTGAATATTCGTAATAATGGAACGATTGCCTGCTTGCCTAATGACACTTGTATAGAAGTAAATTGTGTTGTGGAACGGCATCAGGTTACCCCTCTACAAGTTGGGGAGGTATCACCACAGGTTAGAGGGCTTTTACAAAATGTTAAAGCATACGAAGAACTTACTGTAGAGGCGGCTGTGAAAGGAGACAAAGGTATTGCTCATCAAGCATTAACATTACATCCACTTATTCCATCTGCTGAACGGGCAAAAGCTATCTTAGAAGAAATGTTTATCGTGAACAAGAGGTTTCTACCACAATTCGATCTTTAA
- a CDS encoding BglG family transcription antiterminator: protein MNSRQYAIIKLLDSAEDEFFTSAQLATEINVSPKTVRTDIKELNSLLQDYSIYIEPVRGRGYVLKVKNRENFNQLFQDYANKAYSMIPVESGERVNYIIEKLLLCTEYIKMEDLLAELFISRSTLQSDLKIVREILQHYGLSIEHKPNYGMKVYGEETFIRFCISEYIFNQQPLLTRKQWVNILMPQELNLIRNSILKNIRKNNITISDVSLENLIIHLAIAYRRILENKTVEFVKKDFHILRGEKEYDVAKTIITEIEHSLEVVFPKTEIAYLTIHLKGTKLTSTLDNTLDLQTVVDKEIYQLANEVIQLVDKEYDLNLTEDKEFLRNLCLHLKPAISRCHYQMNIRNPMLEEIKMNYPLSFEAALFGANIINERFAIQFNECEVGYIALHIEAALEKAKRSDRERKRCLIVCATGLGSSQLLLHKLTNIFGKKLHIIGTTEYYNLTQHKLENLDFIMSTIPIKNKLPVPVIHISAILGTIDVSKIEQMLEYKNTDINEYIFPEYTFLQCDFQTPESAICFLTSHLIEKGKADTSYTQSVLEREHYAPTSFGNLVAVPHPLQPGTNATFLSILTLQKPINWGDKLVQLVILLNVNKDKKEDLQPMFQSLVQFIDNKQKVFQILECKTYSEIKEKLEK, encoded by the coding sequence ATGAATTCTCGACAGTATGCCATAATAAAGTTACTTGATAGTGCAGAAGATGAATTCTTCACAAGTGCTCAACTTGCTACTGAGATCAATGTGAGTCCAAAGACGGTAAGAACGGACATAAAGGAATTGAATTCACTGTTACAGGATTACAGTATTTATATTGAGCCCGTTCGTGGTAGGGGATACGTTTTAAAGGTGAAAAACAGAGAAAATTTTAATCAATTATTCCAAGATTATGCAAATAAAGCTTATTCCATGATTCCGGTTGAATCAGGGGAAAGAGTTAACTACATAATAGAAAAGTTATTACTATGTACCGAATATATAAAAATGGAAGATTTACTTGCAGAATTATTTATCAGTAGATCTACTTTACAAAGTGATTTGAAAATTGTTCGCGAAATATTGCAGCATTATGGTTTATCGATTGAACACAAACCCAATTATGGAATGAAAGTGTATGGAGAAGAAACATTCATTCGCTTTTGTATTTCGGAATACATTTTTAATCAACAGCCATTGCTCACAAGGAAACAATGGGTGAATATTTTGATGCCGCAAGAGCTGAATTTAATTAGAAATTCTATTCTTAAAAACATAAGGAAAAATAACATCACGATTTCTGACGTTAGTTTAGAAAATTTAATCATTCATCTTGCTATCGCTTATAGGCGGATACTAGAAAATAAAACAGTAGAATTTGTGAAAAAAGATTTTCACATACTAAGAGGTGAAAAAGAATATGACGTGGCAAAAACCATAATAACGGAAATTGAACACAGTTTAGAAGTCGTTTTCCCAAAAACAGAAATAGCTTATCTAACTATTCACTTAAAAGGGACGAAGTTGACTTCTACTTTAGATAATACATTAGACCTTCAGACTGTTGTGGATAAGGAAATTTACCAGCTTGCAAATGAGGTTATACAGCTAGTTGATAAAGAGTATGATTTAAATTTAACGGAAGACAAAGAGTTTTTGAGAAACCTATGCCTGCACTTAAAACCTGCTATTAGCCGATGTCACTACCAGATGAATATTCGTAATCCAATGTTAGAGGAAATTAAAATGAACTATCCTCTTTCATTTGAAGCAGCACTGTTTGGAGCAAATATAATAAATGAGCGATTTGCTATTCAATTCAACGAATGTGAAGTGGGGTATATTGCTCTTCATATCGAAGCAGCTTTAGAGAAAGCAAAGCGCTCTGACCGCGAAAGGAAACGATGCTTAATCGTTTGCGCTACAGGCTTAGGGAGCTCACAGTTACTTTTACATAAGCTAACGAATATATTTGGTAAGAAGCTTCATATTATTGGAACAACCGAATATTACAACTTAACACAACATAAGCTGGAAAATTTGGATTTTATAATGAGTACGATTCCGATTAAAAATAAGTTGCCAGTACCAGTTATACATATAAGCGCTATTCTTGGTACGATAGATGTTTCAAAAATTGAACAAATGCTAGAGTATAAGAATACAGACATAAACGAATATATTTTTCCAGAGTATACATTTTTACAATGTGACTTTCAGACACCAGAATCAGCTATTTGTTTTTTAACAAGTCATTTAATAGAAAAAGGGAAAGCGGATACAAGTTACACACAATCTGTATTAGAAAGAGAGCATTATGCACCTACAAGCTTTGGTAATTTAGTTGCAGTACCTCATCCGCTGCAACCAGGAACAAACGCTACCTTTCTATCCATACTCACGTTACAAAAGCCGATAAATTGGGGGGACAAGCTAGTTCAGCTGGTAATATTACTAAACGTTAATAAAGATAAGAAGGAAGACTTACAGCCTATGTTTCAATCTCTTGTTCAATTTATTGATAATAAACAAAAAGTCTTTCAAATACTAGAATGTAAGACATATTCGGAAATCAAAGAGAAGTTAGAGAAATGA
- the metG gene encoding methionine--tRNA ligase yields the protein MNVLIGGAWPYANGSLHLGHISSLLSGDILARYYRAKGDNVLYVSGSDCNGTPITIRAKQEGVTSKEIADKYHKEFKECFEQLGFTYDYYTRTDAAHHHKAVQEIFFTLLDNDKLYQKEVEQAYCNSCAQFLPDRFVEGICPNCGKGARGDQCDHCSKVLEPLDLVDKKCKLCGSSPTTKSTEHFYFKLSSFQEQLENYVEKAKEKGCWRDNAIKIAERYLKEGLPDRAISRDLPVGVTVPVEGYERKKIYVWFEAVAGYYTASKKWADDNQKDASPFWEGNTKSYYVHGKDNIPFHAIIWPGILLGVNQLALPTHIVSNEYVTVEKKKLSTSKNWAVWVPDMLKKYAPDSIRYFLTINAPEHRDADFSWREFVYSHNSELLGAYGNFVNRSLKFIEKFFDGEVPPGHVNQAIKQNIENVYHQAASLIEQTHFKEALELIFGSIRSANKYFDQQQPWIQVKASFNECQDTLRSCVYMIVNLAQLLHPFLPFSSEKLQQAFGITEMQWKPIDIPTSAVEITAPLFERIDVSVIDQELERLRKQSSL from the coding sequence ATGAATGTACTAATTGGTGGAGCTTGGCCTTATGCAAATGGGTCATTGCATTTGGGTCACATATCGAGTCTATTATCAGGTGATATTTTAGCTCGTTATTACAGGGCAAAAGGTGACAATGTGCTTTATGTTTCGGGGAGTGATTGTAATGGTACGCCAATTACAATTCGAGCAAAACAAGAAGGCGTTACCTCTAAAGAAATAGCCGACAAATATCACAAAGAGTTTAAAGAATGTTTTGAGCAACTAGGCTTCACATACGATTATTATACTCGCACAGATGCAGCGCATCATCATAAAGCGGTTCAGGAAATATTTTTCACTTTATTAGATAATGATAAACTTTATCAGAAAGAGGTTGAACAGGCTTATTGCAATAGTTGTGCCCAGTTCTTGCCTGATCGGTTTGTGGAAGGAATTTGCCCAAATTGTGGAAAAGGAGCACGAGGGGACCAATGTGACCATTGTTCAAAAGTTCTTGAGCCATTAGATTTGGTTGATAAAAAATGTAAACTATGTGGTAGTTCACCTACGACAAAAAGTACGGAGCATTTTTACTTCAAATTAAGCTCTTTTCAGGAACAACTTGAAAATTACGTTGAAAAGGCAAAAGAAAAAGGATGCTGGCGCGACAACGCAATTAAAATAGCGGAAAGATATTTAAAAGAAGGCTTGCCTGATCGAGCGATTTCAAGAGATTTACCAGTAGGTGTAACTGTACCAGTTGAAGGTTATGAGAGGAAAAAGATATATGTTTGGTTTGAAGCTGTTGCTGGATACTATACGGCGAGCAAAAAGTGGGCCGACGACAATCAGAAGGATGCTAGTCCCTTTTGGGAGGGGAATACTAAATCATATTATGTTCATGGAAAAGACAATATCCCGTTTCATGCAATCATTTGGCCAGGGATTTTATTAGGGGTTAACCAACTAGCGCTTCCAACTCATATAGTTTCAAATGAGTATGTAACGGTTGAAAAAAAGAAACTATCCACAAGTAAAAACTGGGCCGTTTGGGTTCCTGATATGCTGAAGAAATATGCTCCAGACTCGATACGGTATTTCTTAACGATCAATGCCCCCGAACACAGAGATGCTGATTTTTCCTGGCGTGAGTTTGTTTATAGTCATAATAGTGAGTTGCTTGGTGCTTACGGGAATTTTGTAAATCGAAGCCTAAAGTTTATCGAAAAATTCTTTGATGGAGAAGTACCACCAGGGCATGTTAATCAAGCAATCAAGCAAAATATAGAAAACGTATACCACCAAGCAGCCTCTCTGATTGAACAAACACATTTTAAAGAAGCGTTAGAATTAATTTTTGGATCTATAAGAAGCGCCAATAAATATTTTGATCAACAGCAGCCGTGGATTCAAGTAAAAGCGTCCTTTAACGAATGCCAAGATACGTTAAGAAGCTGTGTATATATGATTGTGAATTTGGCTCAGTTATTGCATCCATTCCTTCCATTTTCAAGCGAGAAATTACAACAAGCCTTTGGAATAACAGAAATGCAGTGGAAACCGATTGATATTCCCACATCTGCTGTGGAAATTACAGCACCGTTATTTGAAAGAATCGATGTCTCTGTTATTGATCAAGAATTGGAACGGCTAAGAAAGCAATCCTCGTTATAA
- a CDS encoding galactitol-1-phosphate 5-dehydrogenase, with protein sequence MRALNLYGEKDIRFEENTPKPTIKNREDVIIKVKSVGICGSDLSRFIKLGPYIKGMTFGHEFAGEVVEVGEDVKQVKVGDRVAGCPAFVCKKCDSCLRGEPARCEKLVVIGAFHPGAYAEYTKLPESHVLKLPDNVDYDTAAMVEPSAVVAHGFYQTSIQAGAEIAIMGVGSIGLLAVQWAKIFGAKKIYAIDIDQKKLAIAKKLGADVIINSREKPAYKQIMEHTHGRGVDLAVESAGSPITSEQVLALPCKGGEVVFMGIPYANIHIERFYFEKIVRNELTIYGSWNAVSSPFPGKEWSTTIHYMSKGLIRSDAMISHTFSLSEGPDVFRKIVNNQIDSVKVLFHPEIIEKTGGLTEGSHGNRFCT encoded by the coding sequence GTGAGAGCTTTGAATTTATATGGAGAAAAAGATATTCGTTTTGAAGAAAACACTCCTAAGCCAACTATTAAGAATAGAGAGGATGTTATTATTAAGGTGAAATCAGTAGGGATTTGTGGATCTGATCTATCTAGATTCATCAAATTAGGTCCCTATATAAAAGGAATGACATTTGGTCATGAGTTTGCGGGAGAAGTTGTAGAAGTTGGTGAAGATGTCAAACAAGTAAAAGTAGGAGATCGAGTTGCGGGTTGTCCTGCGTTTGTGTGTAAGAAATGTGATAGTTGTCTTAGGGGAGAACCTGCACGTTGTGAAAAGTTAGTTGTTATTGGTGCATTTCATCCGGGAGCCTATGCTGAATATACGAAACTACCAGAAAGTCATGTTTTGAAATTGCCAGATAATGTAGACTATGATACAGCAGCAATGGTAGAGCCATCTGCGGTTGTTGCACACGGATTTTACCAAACTAGCATTCAGGCTGGGGCTGAAATAGCTATTATGGGGGTTGGCAGTATTGGATTATTAGCTGTACAATGGGCGAAGATTTTTGGGGCAAAAAAAATATATGCGATTGATATAGACCAGAAGAAATTAGCTATTGCCAAAAAGCTTGGCGCTGATGTGATTATTAATTCCAGAGAAAAACCTGCATATAAACAAATAATGGAACATACGCATGGGAGAGGAGTAGATTTAGCCGTAGAGTCTGCAGGATCACCTATTACTTCTGAACAGGTTCTTGCATTACCATGTAAAGGTGGAGAAGTAGTATTTATGGGGATACCGTATGCAAATATCCATATAGAACGTTTTTATTTTGAAAAAATTGTTCGCAATGAATTGACTATTTATGGTTCATGGAATGCGGTATCTTCCCCGTTTCCAGGTAAAGAATGGAGTACAACCATCCATTATATGAGTAAGGGTCTAATAAGATCGGATGCAATGATATCACATACCTTTTCATTATCAGAGGGACCAGATGTATTTCGAAAAATAGTAAATAATCAAATCGATTCCGTTAAAGTGTTATTTCATCCCGAAATAATCGAAAAAACAGGAGGACTAACAGAAGGTTCGCATGGCAATAGATTTTGCACATAA
- the deoC gene encoding deoxyribose-phosphate aldolase, which translates to MNKQDLISLIDYTLLNPVATRKCIKIFCEEAIEYGFKTVFVNPYYVSYAHRLLSPHHIKVGIPIGFSLGGAVTHVKVEEAKQGIKNGAEEMDMLINIGALKSGEFDVVKNDIEEVVKVANGLTTKVIIETGLLTEKEKIIATELIMEAGADFVKTSTGFNGGGATIEDVQLLRLIAKDKIGVKAAGGVKTYQDAVQMVKAGANRIGSSSAIIMINHDAY; encoded by the coding sequence ATGAATAAGCAGGATTTGATTTCTCTAATTGATTATACATTATTAAACCCAGTCGCAACGAGAAAATGTATTAAAATATTTTGCGAGGAAGCTATTGAATATGGTTTTAAAACTGTTTTTGTTAATCCTTACTATGTTTCATATGCGCATCGTCTTTTATCCCCACACCATATTAAGGTTGGAATCCCAATCGGGTTTTCATTAGGAGGAGCAGTAACTCATGTCAAAGTAGAAGAAGCAAAACAAGGGATTAAAAATGGTGCTGAAGAAATGGATATGCTCATTAATATTGGAGCCCTCAAATCGGGCGAATTTGATGTTGTGAAAAACGATATTGAAGAAGTGGTTAAAGTTGCTAACGGATTGACGACGAAAGTAATTATTGAAACAGGGTTGCTAACAGAGAAAGAAAAAATCATAGCAACGGAATTAATCATGGAAGCCGGGGCAGACTTTGTGAAAACGTCTACGGGATTTAATGGTGGTGGTGCAACCATTGAAGATGTGCAGTTACTTCGCTTAATTGCAAAAGACAAAATAGGTGTCAAAGCTGCTGGAGGAGTGAAAACGTATCAAGATGCTGTTCAAATGGTAAAAGCTGGTGCAAACCGTATTGGCTCTAGCAGTGCAATCATAATGATTAATCATGATGCTTATTAA